One window from the genome of Bacteroidota bacterium encodes:
- a CDS encoding cold shock domain-containing protein, with the protein MARSKETQGKKENDKKKQKKRKEKEEKREERKANYKKGKSLEEMMAYVDENGNISNTPPDPKKMREIRTEDIVTGAAHREPEDAADAIRTGTVTFFNDSKGYGFIKDAKTGETVFVHANGLIKPVKENNKVTFIAEKGPRGLTATNVTIIG; encoded by the coding sequence ATGGCGAGATCAAAAGAAACACAAGGCAAAAAAGAAAACGACAAAAAGAAGCAGAAAAAAAGGAAAGAGAAAGAGGAGAAAAGAGAAGAGCGCAAAGCCAATTACAAAAAAGGCAAAAGCCTTGAAGAGATGATGGCTTATGTGGATGAAAACGGGAACATATCTAATACTCCGCCCGACCCCAAGAAAATGCGTGAAATACGCACCGAAGACATTGTAACCGGAGCCGCACACCGCGAGCCCGAAGATGCAGCTGATGCAATAAGAACAGGTACCGTTACCTTTTTTAATGACTCAAAAGGGTATGGTTTTATAAAAGATGCCAAAACAGGTGAAACTGTTTTTGTTCACGCAAACGGTTTAATTAAGCCTGTAAAAGAAAATAATAAAGTTACTTTTATTGCTGAAAAAGGACCCCGCGGGCTTACTGCCACTAATGTTACTATTATCGGGTAA
- a CDS encoding ATP-binding protein gives MLMKAFIYWSGGKDATMALHVFVQQYGIVPQLLLCRTSPEGSVAAHEIPASLIQEQAKALNIPVKIIELPPFAPNTVYEETMGAVLQQLVVEGFTHAIFGDIFLEELKAYHQTIHQQYGIACVFPLWGKPTHILCNEIIDSGIETIIASVNLKHLAANLTGNFYDDALIASLPEGVDKCGENGEFHTFVLNAPLFSKPVKVKKRNRDTVTYHTGTAYETTMAFIRLEVAE, from the coding sequence ATGTTAATGAAGGCATTTATTTATTGGAGCGGAGGCAAAGATGCTACAATGGCTCTGCACGTTTTTGTGCAACAATACGGTATAGTGCCCCAATTACTGCTGTGCCGGACTTCACCTGAAGGAAGCGTAGCCGCCCATGAAATACCTGCTTCGCTTATTCAGGAGCAGGCAAAAGCGCTAAATATTCCAGTTAAAATAATTGAACTGCCCCCCTTTGCTCCCAATACGGTGTATGAAGAAACGATGGGAGCGGTGCTACAGCAATTAGTTGTCGAAGGCTTTACCCATGCCATTTTCGGTGATATATTTTTAGAAGAGTTAAAAGCGTATCATCAAACCATACACCAACAATACGGTATCGCTTGTGTTTTCCCTTTGTGGGGCAAACCTACGCACATACTTTGTAATGAGATTATTGATAGCGGGATTGAAACCATCATCGCTTCCGTAAACTTAAAACATTTAGCAGCAAACCTTACGGGAAATTTTTATGATGATGCGTTGATAGCTTCGTTGCCCGAAGGAGTAGATAAGTGTGGGGAGAATGGGGAGTTTCATACGTTTGTACTCAATGCCCCTCTATTTTCAAAACCTGTTAAAGTTAAAAAAAGAAACCGTGATACAGTTACTTACCACACGGGTACAGCGTACGAAACTACGATGGCGTTTATTCGGTTGGAAGTAGCTGAGTAA
- a CDS encoding asparaginase: MGIRLFVTGGTFDKEYNELTGQLHFKDTHIPELLEKGRSRLDISIRTLMMIDSLEMTETDRKIILDSCLRCEEQNIVINHGTDTMVETAKVLANGGIKDKTIVLTGAMIPIQFGSSDGLFNLGSALAFAQALPYGVYIAMNGRYFNWDNVRKNRQTGYFEELK; encoded by the coding sequence ATGGGAATACGACTATTTGTAACAGGTGGAACTTTTGACAAAGAATATAATGAGTTAACCGGACAACTACATTTTAAAGACACTCACATTCCTGAACTGCTTGAGAAAGGACGCAGCCGTTTAGACATTAGCATACGTACGCTGATGATGATTGATAGTCTTGAAATGACGGAAACTGACCGTAAAATAATTTTGGACAGTTGCCTGCGTTGCGAAGAGCAAAATATCGTTATTAACCACGGAACGGATACAATGGTTGAAACCGCTAAGGTACTTGCAAACGGCGGGATAAAAGATAAAACGATAGTACTTACAGGTGCTATGATACCGATACAGTTTGGCAGCAGTGACGGATTGTTTAATTTGGGTAGTGCCCTTGCTTTTGCGCAAGCATTGCCATACGGGGTTTATATAGCCATGAACGGCCGTTATTTTAATTGGGACAACGTTCGCAAAAACCGACAGACGGGCTATTTTGAGGAGTTGAAGTAA
- the mltG gene encoding endolytic transglycosylase MltG: MFAVLLVKVVSNTPFYKRRKFWLVLAVCVVVLAAAGGFFYSKLIGARMKVQADTEWLIIKTGDTYEDVLQTLTRNGWIESEEVFDFLAQQAKYPSKVKAGKYKIIKGETYIDVIRKLRAGKQEEVKLVINAMITTRQVASIVGANLEADSIEFINMLEDSTYLAQFGFTPQTVLCLFVPNTYNFYWNTDAKAVFQRLKKEHDKFWNDKRKQQAAAQGLTPLQAGILASIVDGETNKTDEMGIVAGLYLNRLKKDMLLQADPTVKYAARNSGLQRVYNYHTQIQSPYNTYIYKGLPPGPLALPSQQAIQAVLTPANHNYIYMCAKEDLSGYHNFTDNLTQHNLNAARYRLELDKRGIK; this comes from the coding sequence ATATTTGCCGTTTTATTAGTAAAAGTAGTGTCTAATACCCCTTTTTATAAACGCCGCAAGTTTTGGTTAGTACTTGCAGTTTGTGTTGTAGTGTTGGCCGCCGCAGGCGGATTTTTTTACAGTAAGTTAATTGGTGCACGCATGAAGGTGCAGGCCGATACCGAGTGGCTGATTATTAAAACAGGTGATACGTATGAAGATGTATTGCAAACGCTGACCCGTAACGGTTGGATAGAGAGTGAGGAAGTGTTTGACTTTTTAGCACAGCAAGCAAAATACCCCAGCAAAGTAAAAGCAGGTAAGTATAAAATTATAAAGGGAGAGACTTACATAGATGTGATACGAAAGCTACGCGCGGGCAAGCAAGAGGAGGTGAAGTTGGTGATAAACGCCATGATAACCACACGACAAGTGGCATCTATTGTGGGGGCAAATTTGGAGGCTGATAGTATTGAGTTTATCAATATGCTTGAAGACAGTACTTACCTGGCGCAGTTTGGTTTTACACCGCAAACCGTGTTGTGCCTGTTTGTACCAAATACGTATAACTTTTATTGGAATACGGATGCCAAAGCCGTGTTTCAACGGTTAAAGAAGGAACACGATAAGTTTTGGAATGATAAACGTAAACAGCAGGCTGCAGCGCAAGGATTAACCCCTTTGCAAGCAGGCATATTGGCCTCTATAGTGGATGGTGAAACCAATAAAACCGATGAGATGGGAATTGTTGCCGGGTTGTACCTGAACCGATTGAAGAAGGATATGTTGCTGCAAGCCGACCCTACGGTAAAGTATGCAGCACGCAACAGCGGTTTGCAACGGGTGTATAATTACCACACACAAATACAATCGCCATACAATACCTATATTTACAAAGGATTGCCCCCCGGTCCGCTGGCATTACCCTCGCAGCAGGCTATACAGGCAGTGCTTACCCCAGCAAACCATAACTATATTTATATGTGTGCCAAAGAAGATTTGAGCGGCTATCATAATTTTACAGATAACCTTACCCAGCACAACTTAAATGCAGCCCGTTATCGTTTGGAATTAGATAAACGCGGTATAAAATAG
- a CDS encoding DEAD/DEAH box helicase: protein MTFSKLQLSAKLTDVLDELGYTTPTPIQSKAIPHILDGKDIFGCAQTGTGKTAAFALPIIQMLDAEKIPGTAATVKALILAPTRELALQISENIDSYSKNTVLKHTVIFGGVSQYHQAKEVRNGVDILIATPGRLLDLVQQSIVKLSQVKYLVFDEADRMLDMGFIHDIKKIIAKLPFKRQTVFFSATASKEIMTLSETILRNPIKVEVSPVSSTTELVEQSVYYVSKDDKKLLLKHLIVGNAIEHALVFTRTKHGADKVVRELKRDGIAAMAIHGNKSQNERVKALKQFKDKTISVLVATDVASRGIDVEKLSHVINYDIPNEAESYVHRIGRTGRAGENGIAMSFCAADEMDFLRDIQKLIKKTVDVIEDHPYAQTFAVAAPPKSIQQQQRNHKAAYARSRRNNNRSRAYSA from the coding sequence ATGACATTTTCAAAGTTACAACTCAGTGCGAAGTTAACCGACGTACTTGACGAACTGGGTTACACAACCCCCACTCCTATCCAAAGCAAAGCTATCCCTCATATATTAGACGGAAAAGATATTTTTGGATGTGCCCAAACAGGCACAGGAAAAACAGCAGCCTTTGCATTACCCATTATACAAATGCTGGATGCCGAAAAAATACCGGGCACAGCAGCCACTGTTAAAGCTCTTATTTTAGCCCCTACCCGCGAACTTGCATTGCAAATAAGCGAAAACATAGACTCATACAGCAAAAACACAGTACTTAAACATACCGTAATTTTTGGAGGCGTATCACAATACCACCAAGCAAAAGAAGTGCGCAACGGGGTTGATATTTTAATTGCCACCCCCGGCAGGTTGCTTGATTTGGTGCAACAAAGCATTGTGAAACTATCGCAAGTGAAATACCTTGTGTTTGATGAAGCCGACCGTATGCTGGATATGGGCTTTATACACGATATCAAAAAGATTATCGCTAAACTGCCTTTCAAGCGTCAAACCGTTTTCTTTTCGGCCACGGCCTCTAAAGAGATAATGACCTTGTCTGAAACGATACTTCGTAACCCCATAAAGGTTGAGGTTAGTCCCGTATCATCTACTACCGAATTGGTTGAACAATCAGTATATTATGTAAGCAAAGACGATAAGAAATTGCTGCTAAAACACCTGATTGTTGGCAATGCCATTGAGCATGCCCTTGTTTTTACACGTACTAAACACGGTGCCGACAAGGTGGTAAGGGAACTGAAACGCGACGGTATTGCAGCAATGGCAATACATGGTAACAAATCTCAAAACGAGCGTGTAAAAGCACTAAAGCAGTTTAAAGACAAAACCATCAGCGTATTGGTAGCAACGGATGTAGCATCGCGCGGTATTGATGTTGAAAAACTAAGCCACGTAATCAATTACGATATTCCCAACGAAGCCGAATCATACGTACACCGCATCGGTCGTACAGGCAGGGCGGGCGAAAATGGTATAGCCATGTCGTTTTGCGCTGCTGATGAAATGGACTTCCTACGCGATATACAAAAACTGATTAAGAAAACTGTTGACGTAATTGAGGATCATCCCTACGCACAAACATTTGCAGTAGCTGCACCGCCCAAAAGCATACAACAGCAACAACGCAATCACAAAGCCGCTTATGCAAGAAGCCGCCGTAACAACAACCGTTCAAGGGCGTACAGCGCGTAA
- a CDS encoding 50S ribosomal protein L25/general stress protein Ctc yields the protein MKTIRLIGEARKDLGTTATRRLREEGKVPCVLYGANTHVSFAVYSGDFKNLVYTPNTYLVQIDVDGTKYKSILQAIQFHPVNDEITHVDFLQVSDNKPVSLNIPVKISGNSPGVRAGGKLLVKNKKLRVKGLIANIPDSIEINIDNLELGKSIKVSEINVSNLELLDAPANAVVSVLTTRATKQADADASKK from the coding sequence ATGAAAACTATTAGACTAATCGGCGAAGCCCGCAAAGATTTGGGTACAACCGCCACCCGCCGCCTTAGGGAAGAAGGTAAAGTTCCTTGTGTATTGTATGGTGCAAACACTCACGTATCATTTGCAGTGTACAGCGGCGATTTCAAAAACCTTGTGTATACACCAAACACTTATTTGGTTCAAATAGATGTTGACGGAACTAAATACAAGTCAATCTTGCAAGCTATCCAGTTTCACCCTGTAAACGACGAGATTACTCACGTTGACTTTTTGCAGGTGTCTGACAATAAACCCGTATCACTAAACATTCCTGTAAAAATCTCAGGGAACTCTCCTGGTGTACGTGCCGGTGGTAAATTGCTGGTTAAAAACAAAAAACTACGCGTAAAAGGTCTTATTGCCAACATTCCTGATAGCATCGAAATCAATATCGACAACCTTGAATTGGGTAAATCAATCAAAGTATCAGAAATTAATGTAAGCAACCTTGAGTTGTTGGATGCTCCTGCAAACGCAGTTGTGAGTGTATTGACTACACGTGCAACAAAACAAGCTGACGCTGACGCATCTAAAAAGTAA
- the dapB gene encoding 4-hydroxy-tetrahydrodipicolinate reductase, translating into MNIALIGYGKMGKAIEQEALLRGHRIVLAMDLINKDLTSDALKAADIAIEFTQPEAAVDNIFKCFEAGVPVVVGTTGWYDRYEEVKQHCADTNGTLFTATNFSIGVNIMFAVNRYLAKIMAGQPSYRASMVETHHTQKLDAPSGTAISLAEQVIKAHDGYDGWGLVGRDSIEKGVLPITAHRKDDVPGIHDVIYTNEIDEISIRHSAYSRKGFAQGAVIAAEWTADKKGVYTMDDMLKF; encoded by the coding sequence TTGAATATAGCACTGATTGGATATGGTAAAATGGGCAAAGCTATTGAGCAAGAAGCCCTATTGCGCGGCCACCGCATTGTTTTGGCGATGGATTTGATAAACAAAGACCTTACGTCGGATGCACTGAAAGCTGCTGATATTGCCATTGAGTTTACCCAACCCGAGGCTGCGGTAGATAATATTTTTAAATGTTTTGAAGCAGGTGTACCTGTGGTAGTAGGTACTACCGGTTGGTATGACCGATACGAAGAAGTGAAACAACACTGCGCCGATACCAACGGTACATTGTTTACTGCTACCAATTTTAGCATCGGGGTGAACATTATGTTTGCCGTAAATCGCTATTTGGCTAAAATTATGGCCGGCCAACCTTCGTACAGAGCTTCGATGGTAGAGACTCACCACACACAAAAGCTGGATGCGCCCAGCGGTACGGCTATCAGCCTTGCCGAACAGGTGATAAAAGCACACGACGGCTATGACGGCTGGGGACTTGTAGGTCGCGACTCTATCGAAAAAGGAGTGTTGCCGATTACTGCTCACCGTAAGGACGACGTGCCCGGTATACACGATGTAATTTATACCAACGAGATTGACGAAATAAGCATTCGCCACAGTGCATATAGCCGCAAAGGTTTTGCACAAGGTGCCGTGATTGCTGCCGAATGGACCGCCGATAAAAAAGGCGTGTATACTATGGACGATATGTTGAAGTTTTAA
- the ribD gene encoding bifunctional diaminohydroxyphosphoribosylaminopyrimidine deaminase/5-amino-6-(5-phosphoribosylamino)uracil reductase RibD — protein sequence MERCLQLAQLGAGRVSTNPLVGCVVVHNGVIVGEGYHHAYGQAHAEVNAINAVADKSLLPQSTLYVTLEPCAHYGKTPPCADLITKHQLKRVVIGTTDTFSLVAGKGIEKLKNAGIEVTVGVLEEECRYQNRRFFCFNEKKRPYVLLKWAQTADGFIGRLPNENDLDKGISNAETNIWVHRLRTEEDAILVGKNTALLDNPSLTARLWQGKNPTRVLIDRKLEVPKTFNIFKDDARVIVFNETIEQEDGHIHYCKTDFEQPLIPEVLEGLNKHNIQSVLVEGGAATLQQFIDVRLWDEALVITSDKTWGHGIEAPHINGSVFTTQTLGSDTITQLLPTE from the coding sequence ATGGAACGCTGCCTGCAACTTGCCCAATTAGGGGCAGGACGGGTGAGTACCAACCCTTTGGTAGGCTGTGTTGTAGTGCACAATGGTGTTATTGTGGGCGAAGGCTACCACCACGCATACGGCCAAGCCCATGCCGAAGTGAATGCAATAAACGCGGTAGCTGATAAAAGCCTCCTACCGCAAAGCACATTATATGTAACGTTGGAGCCTTGTGCCCATTACGGAAAAACACCGCCCTGTGCTGATTTGATAACAAAACACCAATTAAAACGGGTGGTAATAGGTACTACCGATACTTTTAGTTTGGTAGCCGGTAAAGGGATTGAAAAACTTAAAAATGCGGGCATTGAGGTAACGGTAGGAGTACTTGAAGAGGAATGCCGCTATCAAAACCGCCGTTTCTTTTGTTTTAATGAAAAAAAGCGTCCCTATGTATTGCTGAAATGGGCACAAACTGCCGATGGTTTTATAGGCCGCTTGCCCAATGAAAACGACTTGGACAAAGGGATTAGCAATGCCGAAACCAATATTTGGGTGCACCGCTTACGTACCGAAGAAGACGCCATTTTGGTTGGAAAAAATACAGCCTTGCTGGACAATCCTTCGCTTACAGCAAGGCTTTGGCAAGGAAAAAACCCGACAAGGGTATTAATTGACCGTAAGTTGGAAGTCCCTAAAACGTTCAACATTTTTAAAGATGATGCACGGGTAATTGTTTTTAATGAAACAATCGAGCAAGAAGACGGGCACATACATTATTGCAAAACTGATTTTGAACAACCGCTTATACCGGAGGTTTTAGAGGGGCTTAACAAACACAATATTCAATCGGTATTGGTGGAGGGTGGCGCAGCCACATTACAGCAGTTTATTGATGTCCGACTTTGGGATGAAGCCTTAGTGATTACTTCGGATAAAACTTGGGGTCACGGAATTGAGGCTCCCCACATAAACGGCTCTGTGTTTACTACCCAAACGTTAGGTAGTGATACAATTACTCAGCTACTTCCAACCGAATAA
- a CDS encoding SDR family NAD(P)-dependent oxidoreductase — protein MELKGKTAIVTGVSKGIGKAVVQQLLANGCRVAGFGMTTPDYEHPDFLFIKTDVRNFEEVKTSVEKVQEHFGNAVHILVNNAGLGYFGYLEDTTLEEWHTMYDTNVSGTFYCCKMVLPIMKGQEYGHIINIASVAGLEGYPQVAAYSSTKFAVRGLSEALYKEVRDFRVKVTCVYPGSVKTEFFRNSPGIQPHDYMLMPEDVGNAIKQILETPDNYHTVNYEIRPLQPKGPKK, from the coding sequence ATGGAATTAAAAGGAAAAACAGCAATTGTTACAGGAGTTAGCAAAGGGATAGGCAAAGCCGTGGTACAACAATTATTGGCAAACGGTTGCCGTGTGGCAGGTTTTGGGATGACTACGCCCGATTATGAACATCCTGATTTTCTTTTTATTAAAACTGATGTAAGAAATTTTGAAGAGGTGAAAACATCGGTAGAAAAGGTACAAGAACACTTTGGTAATGCGGTGCATATACTGGTAAACAATGCTGGCTTGGGCTATTTTGGGTATTTGGAAGATACCACTCTTGAAGAATGGCATACCATGTACGATACTAATGTGAGCGGTACGTTTTACTGCTGCAAAATGGTATTGCCGATTATGAAAGGGCAGGAGTACGGCCATATTATAAACATTGCTTCGGTGGCCGGACTTGAGGGCTACCCGCAAGTAGCTGCATACAGCAGTACTAAGTTTGCCGTTAGGGGACTTAGTGAGGCTTTGTACAAAGAGGTGCGCGATTTTAGGGTGAAAGTTACCTGTGTATATCCCGGTTCGGTGAAGACAGAGTTCTTTAGAAACAGCCCCGGAATACAGCCCCACGATTATATGCTGATGCCCGAAGATGTGGGAAACGCCATCAAGCAAATTTTAGAAACCCCTGATAATTACCACACGGTGAATTACGAAATACGTCCCCTGCAACCCAAAGGACCAAAAAAGTAA
- the lepB gene encoding signal peptidase I gives MFFSFYLVYLGRNKNIKYIGPCNTEEFKAKYPVRKTTPRDWGEALFFAAVVATQVRATYIEAYTIPTASMERSLLIGDFLFVSKVHYGVRIPMTPVAFPFAHHTMPLIGGKAYVDFIKFPYLRLPALEKIENNDIVVFNFPEGDTVFVKAQEQSYYKVIRDNYVAYLNAHPEEKFEGFSGAKFEAFKADLVSRNDYVVRPLDKMDNYIKRCVAIGGDSIQVIGGKVFINGKPLPEAKKLAHSYEVAFKNKAPKKDISELGISVDVTNYQGNRMSLTYDALAQLKQKGIIDSARQYMDVAGNWDATAFPAHDLYRWNKDFFGPLWVPKAGATITLTKENYPLYERVIRVYEHNEEFTIQGDKFILNGQPVTTYTFKQDYYFMMGDNRDNSLDSRFWGFVPHDHVVGKPVFIWLSLDYEQKSLLDKIRWNRLFRVISFD, from the coding sequence ATGTTTTTCTCGTTTTATCTGGTGTATTTAGGTCGCAACAAAAACATAAAATACATAGGCCCTTGCAATACCGAAGAGTTTAAAGCCAAATACCCCGTGCGCAAAACTACTCCGCGCGATTGGGGCGAAGCGTTGTTTTTTGCAGCAGTAGTAGCCACCCAAGTACGTGCTACTTACATTGAGGCTTATACCATTCCTACGGCCTCTATGGAGCGCAGTTTATTGATTGGTGATTTCTTGTTTGTGAGCAAAGTTCATTACGGCGTGCGCATACCTATGACACCCGTTGCGTTTCCGTTTGCACACCATACCATGCCTCTTATCGGTGGCAAAGCATACGTTGATTTTATAAAATTCCCCTACCTGCGCCTTCCGGCATTGGAGAAGATTGAAAACAACGACATTGTGGTGTTTAACTTCCCCGAAGGCGACACTGTATTTGTAAAGGCACAAGAACAAAGCTATTACAAGGTTATCCGTGATAACTACGTAGCATACCTTAATGCACACCCCGAAGAAAAATTTGAAGGGTTTAGCGGTGCTAAGTTTGAAGCTTTTAAAGCTGATTTGGTTTCTCGTAATGATTATGTAGTGCGCCCATTGGATAAAATGGACAACTACATTAAGCGTTGTGTGGCCATTGGCGGCGACAGCATACAGGTAATTGGCGGTAAAGTGTTTATTAACGGCAAGCCCTTGCCAGAAGCCAAAAAACTTGCACACAGCTACGAAGTAGCCTTTAAAAATAAAGCCCCTAAGAAAGACATTTCAGAACTGGGTATATCGGTAGATGTTACCAACTACCAAGGCAACCGCATGAGCCTTACTTACGATGCCCTTGCCCAATTGAAACAAAAAGGGATTATTGATAGTGCCCGCCAGTACATGGATGTTGCAGGTAATTGGGATGCAACGGCATTCCCAGCTCATGATTTGTATCGCTGGAATAAAGATTTCTTTGGCCCGCTATGGGTACCCAAAGCCGGAGCCACCATTACCCTTACTAAAGAAAACTACCCCTTGTATGAGCGTGTGATACGCGTGTATGAACACAACGAGGAGTTTACTATACAAGGCGATAAGTTTATACTGAACGGACAGCCCGTAACCACTTATACCTTTAAGCAGGATTACTACTTTATGATGGGGGATAACCGCGATAACTCTCTCGACTCGCGTTTCTGGGGATTTGTACCCCACGACCATGTTGTAGGTAAGCCCGTATTTATTTGGCTTTCGTTGGATTACGAACAAAAAAGCCTGTTGGATAAAATACGCTGGAACCGCCTGTTCAGGGTAATTAGTTTTGATTAA
- a CDS encoding Hpt domain-containing protein yields the protein MPELKSDFYDLTTLYEQVGKNDESLKRFITIFLNTVPDDMQALKDALDWEDYDKAKSAAHKMKSSYAIMGAEWAHAICSEIEEISKDLTEKEKLPDMFWELSDKFTMMVNRLKEITF from the coding sequence ATGCCTGAACTAAAGAGCGATTTTTATGATTTGACCACGCTGTATGAGCAGGTGGGTAAGAATGATGAGTCGCTAAAAAGATTTATAACAATTTTTTTGAATACCGTACCCGATGATATGCAAGCATTGAAAGATGCACTTGATTGGGAGGATTACGATAAGGCGAAATCGGCTGCCCATAAAATGAAATCTTCTTATGCAATTATGGGGGCAGAATGGGCGCATGCAATATGCTCTGAAATAGAAGAAATTAGCAAAGACCTTACAGAAAAAGAAAAGCTCCCGGATATGTTCTGGGAGCTTTCTGATAAGTTTACTATGATGGTAAACCGACTAAAAGAAATTACTTTTTAG
- a CDS encoding cold-shock protein, with translation MEKGTVKFFNESKGFGFIKRDNGGADIFVHISECKDELREDDTVEFEVKESNRGLNAANVRRA, from the coding sequence ATGGAAAAAGGTACAGTTAAATTTTTTAACGAATCTAAAGGTTTCGGTTTCATCAAAAGGGACAACGGCGGTGCCGACATTTTTGTTCACATCTCTGAATGCAAAGATGAGTTGAGAGAAGATGACACCGTTGAGTTCGAAGTAAAAGAATCGAACAGGGGCCTTAATGCCGCCAACGTAAGAAGGGCGTAA
- the prmC gene encoding peptide chain release factor N(5)-glutamine methyltransferase, whose translation MLTLANNITLFAKQQQCSLVLQNIYPKNEADSIVQYVFTEVLKLSPVQLRMNKDEILKPIEAEAIDLVLQRLLTHEPVQYILGVAYFYGLRLVVHPGVLIPRRETEELVELIVKQNTAAAPRMLDIGTGSGCIAITLKHSLPAAEVYAIDASETAVRLARQNALSLLQRDKENKFLLRDIFDTAWWDELGSFDTIVSNPPYVTESEKAEMQPNVLAFEPAEALFVPDADPLRYYSTIADFALVNLNAGGKLYFEINEQFGVETKQMLEKKGFVPVEVYADMQGRQRMISAVKP comes from the coding sequence ATTCTTACTTTAGCCAACAATATCACACTTTTTGCAAAGCAGCAGCAATGCTCGCTGGTGTTGCAAAATATCTACCCCAAAAACGAGGCCGACAGTATTGTGCAATACGTATTTACCGAGGTGCTGAAACTTAGCCCTGTGCAATTACGCATGAACAAAGATGAAATACTAAAACCCATTGAAGCCGAAGCGATAGACCTTGTGTTGCAACGCTTGCTTACCCACGAGCCCGTGCAGTATATTTTGGGGGTAGCCTACTTTTACGGCCTGCGTTTGGTGGTTCATCCGGGGGTATTGATACCCCGACGGGAAACCGAAGAGTTGGTAGAGTTGATTGTGAAACAAAATACGGCAGCCGCCCCTCGTATGCTTGATATTGGAACGGGTAGCGGGTGTATAGCTATTACACTGAAACACAGTTTACCTGCGGCTGAGGTATATGCTATTGATGCTTCAGAAACTGCTGTGCGACTGGCAAGGCAAAATGCTTTGAGTTTGCTGCAACGCGATAAAGAGAATAAGTTTTTGCTGCGCGATATTTTTGATACTGCTTGGTGGGATGAGCTGGGGAGTTTTGATACCATTGTATCAAACCCGCCTTATGTAACTGAAAGTGAAAAGGCAGAAATGCAGCCCAATGTGCTGGCGTTTGAACCGGCTGAGGCTCTTTTTGTGCCTGATGCCGACCCGTTGAGGTATTACAGTACCATTGCTGATTTTGCGTTAGTAAACTTAAATGCAGGCGGTAAGTTGTATTTTGAAATTAACGAGCAATTTGGTGTTGAAACCAAGCAAATGCTTGAAAAGAAAGGCTTTGTGCCTGTTGAAGTATATGCAGATATGCAAGGCAGGCAACGTATGATAAGTGCGGTAAAGCCCTAA